A window from Limnothrix sp. FACHB-406 encodes these proteins:
- a CDS encoding (2Fe-2S) ferredoxin domain-containing protein → MKPFSFDRPLHNAHNPFNPATPPRLGLQSVFYPFKKRQFFQLSGRICATHTDKAGRCKALQLETDGRIEQIKLAKPLRSRLGHTLHVGSWVSLAGTAKCHPYKGWVKFKAKALTGSSVQPMEPAGRSPFSRSANLPWTRQPAAPPTRPAAAPMPHRAPFTPPAQSPSPDRSSARPTDHASDRSTDRATTGPANRPVGRILICQKSSCRKRGSDGVCRAINQALADRGLSDRVKVQTTGCLKECSRGPAVVTLPDKTRHTRISPDRIPELIETHFGQLS, encoded by the coding sequence GTGAAGCCGTTTTCGTTCGATCGCCCCTTGCATAACGCGCATAATCCTTTCAACCCCGCCACGCCCCCTCGGCTTGGGCTGCAATCGGTCTTTTATCCCTTTAAAAAACGACAATTTTTCCAACTGAGCGGTCGCATTTGTGCCACCCACACCGACAAGGCCGGCCGCTGCAAGGCGCTTCAACTCGAAACCGACGGACGCATTGAACAGATCAAGTTGGCTAAGCCGTTGCGATCGCGCCTGGGCCACACCTTGCATGTGGGCAGTTGGGTTTCCCTGGCGGGCACGGCTAAATGTCATCCCTACAAAGGGTGGGTGAAGTTTAAGGCCAAGGCCCTCACGGGATCTTCGGTGCAACCCATGGAACCGGCAGGGCGATCGCCCTTCAGTCGTTCGGCTAATTTGCCCTGGACTCGGCAACCGGCAGCGCCCCCCACGCGCCCCGCTGCGGCTCCCATGCCCCACCGGGCCCCCTTCACGCCGCCTGCACAGTCCCCTTCACCCGATCGGTCATCAGCGCGCCCAACCGATCACGCAAGCGATCGCTCAACCGATCGCGCCACCACGGGCCCTGCCAACCGCCCCGTCGGCAGAATCCTGATTTGTCAAAAGTCCAGTTGTCGGAAGCGGGGCAGCGATGGCGTTTGCCGGGCCATTAACCAGGCTTTGGCCGATCGGGGACTGAGCGATCGGGTCAAGGTACAAACCACGGGCTGTCTCAAGGAATGTAGTCGCGGCCCGGCGGTGGTGACCCTTCCGGACAAAACCCGCCACACCCGGATCTCGCCCGATCGGATCCCCGAGCTGATTGAAACCCACTTCGGGCAACTGTCTTAG
- a CDS encoding DUF2854 domain-containing protein: MFGSLPLARILLYAGGALTAIAAVAYVIGNSTLNLITFFYGVPVLLGGLALKAAELKPAPYKTPTSSEVVALRDRLATPTQNQVRKDVTRYRYGEEAHLSLALERLGLAPTDPERPKLVSVEEVDLQGDYGLILEFESPKMPFETWQTKRDKIERFFGPNLRAEVAQGEGSIVVVSLISPAPTA; this comes from the coding sequence GTGTTTGGCAGCCTTCCCCTTGCTCGAATTTTGCTCTATGCCGGTGGAGCCTTAACGGCGATCGCGGCAGTGGCCTATGTCATTGGTAACTCAACCCTGAATCTGATCACCTTTTTTTACGGCGTGCCGGTGCTGTTGGGGGGCTTGGCCCTGAAGGCTGCGGAGTTGAAACCAGCCCCCTACAAAACTCCCACGTCTTCGGAGGTCGTTGCCCTGCGCGATCGCCTGGCCACCCCCACCCAAAACCAGGTGCGCAAGGATGTGACCCGTTATCGCTACGGTGAAGAGGCCCATCTTTCCTTGGCGCTGGAGCGTTTGGGCTTGGCTCCCACGGATCCTGAACGGCCCAAACTGGTCAGCGTGGAAGAGGTGGACTTGCAAGGAGACTATGGGCTGATCCTGGAGTTTGAATCTCCAAAAATGCCCTTTGAAACCTGGCAGACCAAGCGGGACAAGATTGAGCGCTTCTTTGGCCCCAACTTGCGAGCGGAGGTGGCCCAAGGCGAGGGTTCGATCGTGGTTGTGTCGTTGATTTCACCGGCCCCGACGGCCTAG
- a CDS encoding NAD(P)/FAD-dependent oxidoreductase, which translates to MTTLPPTLTPSHSVAVIGAGLAGLTAARQLQTAGRSVVVLEKSRGLGGRLNTRRHLDSRADRGVPYLEPQGPLTEAWIQELQNTSDLQPWPQPLHHLTAEGLRTIPGDQRWAMPAGLSVAAKQLAAGLTIARGHRAIALTAPEKPGEPWTIQCDFPAAIEPEQQQEFWTAGAIVLAIPAPQAADLLESVAPDWAKRARQVTFDPCFSVTAAYGPDRELQLPNGEAWQGIRAQIPTDWRWLAREDSKADGIWAMGQPVLLLQSSAAVAERLWDVPTLEAVGQALLDRAGADLGLHLQQPEWIQVHRWRYAIARNPLDEGCWIDPDRALAVAGDWCAAHPPGQSLEAAMRSGLSAAQELLVHCF; encoded by the coding sequence ATGACAACGCTTCCCCCGACTTTAACTCCCTCTCATTCTGTCGCGGTGATTGGCGCAGGGTTGGCGGGACTCACGGCAGCCCGCCAACTGCAAACGGCCGGGCGATCGGTCGTGGTGCTGGAAAAGTCCCGGGGCTTGGGTGGGCGGCTAAATACCCGTCGCCATTTGGACAGTCGGGCCGATCGAGGCGTGCCCTACCTGGAACCTCAGGGGCCCTTAACGGAAGCTTGGATCCAGGAACTGCAAAACACCAGCGACCTGCAACCTTGGCCCCAACCGCTCCATCACCTGACCGCCGAGGGCTTGCGAACCATTCCGGGGGATCAACGCTGGGCCATGCCCGCTGGTTTGAGCGTTGCGGCCAAACAATTGGCAGCGGGGCTAACGATCGCCCGTGGCCACCGGGCCATTGCCCTGACGGCTCCAGAAAAACCGGGAGAACCTTGGACAATTCAGTGTGATTTTCCGGCGGCGATCGAACCGGAGCAACAGCAGGAATTTTGGACTGCTGGGGCGATCGTGCTGGCCATTCCGGCTCCCCAGGCGGCGGACTTGCTGGAGTCGGTGGCCCCCGACTGGGCCAAGCGGGCCCGCCAAGTGACCTTCGATCCCTGCTTCAGCGTCACGGCCGCCTATGGCCCCGATCGGGAATTGCAGTTGCCCAATGGGGAAGCTTGGCAGGGAATTCGGGCCCAAATTCCCACCGATTGGCGCTGGTTAGCCCGCGAAGACAGCAAGGCCGACGGGATCTGGGCCATGGGGCAACCGGTGTTGCTGTTGCAAAGTTCGGCTGCGGTGGCCGAGCGGCTGTGGGATGTGCCAACGCTGGAGGCCGTGGGGCAAGCGCTGCTCGATCGCGCCGGGGCCGATCTGGGCTTGCACCTGCAACAGCCCGAATGGATTCAGGTACACCGTTGGCGCTACGCGATCGCCCGAAATCCGCTGGATGAGGGGTGTTGGATTGATCCCGATCGGGCCCTGGCGGTGGCGGGGGACTGGTGTGCAGCTCATCCGCCGGGACAATCCCTAGAAGCGGCAATGCGATCGGGACTATCTGCCGCCCAAGAACTGCTAGTCCACTGTTTTTAA
- a CDS encoding dipeptide epimerase, producing MQICVERFTVTKRSPLTISRGTNHGNTNLWLRIFAEGYEGWGEASPVVHGAHAQTTEALAKALESIGPQLAGCHPLDRQQIADRVRSLPSAARAAIDLALWDWAGKRSGLPLWQLWGGDRERIPPISVTIGIGSPAAARERVQQWRSVIETPWLKLKLGSPEGLAADRALVEAVLAEAPTAKILVDANGGWDLAGAIEMARWLADRGVVYLEQPLPVGQETQLAELKARSPLPIFVDESCFDERDIPQLAPHIHGINIKLMKSGGLTAATRLVATARACGLQVMFGCYSDSALANTAALQLGPWADYLDLDSHLNLMDDPFVGAAIAPGGRLLPPIEPGLGVQRRDQPAIEEP from the coding sequence ATGCAAATTTGCGTCGAACGTTTCACGGTCACCAAGCGATCACCCCTCACCATCAGTCGCGGCACAAACCACGGCAACACCAATCTCTGGCTGCGGATCTTTGCAGAGGGCTACGAAGGGTGGGGCGAGGCTTCCCCGGTGGTGCATGGGGCCCACGCCCAAACCACTGAGGCCTTGGCCAAGGCTCTGGAGTCGATCGGGCCGCAACTGGCCGGCTGCCACCCACTCGATCGCCAGCAAATTGCCGATCGGGTGCGCTCATTGCCCTCGGCGGCGCGGGCGGCGATCGATCTGGCCCTGTGGGATTGGGCGGGCAAGCGATCGGGATTGCCCCTCTGGCAACTGTGGGGAGGCGATCGGGAACGGATTCCGCCCATTTCCGTAACAATCGGGATTGGCTCTCCGGCGGCGGCCCGGGAGCGGGTTCAACAGTGGCGATCGGTGATTGAAACCCCTTGGCTGAAGTTGAAGCTCGGTAGCCCCGAGGGGTTGGCGGCCGATCGGGCCCTGGTGGAAGCCGTGTTGGCAGAAGCCCCAACGGCCAAAATTTTGGTGGATGCCAATGGGGGTTGGGACTTGGCCGGGGCGATCGAGATGGCCCGCTGGTTAGCCGATCGGGGCGTGGTGTATCTGGAACAGCCCTTGCCCGTGGGCCAAGAAACCCAACTCGCGGAGCTGAAGGCGCGATCGCCCCTCCCGATTTTTGTGGATGAAAGCTGTTTTGATGAGCGAGATATTCCGCAGCTTGCGCCCCACATCCACGGCATCAACATCAAGCTGATGAAATCCGGCGGTCTGACAGCGGCCACAAGGCTGGTGGCCACGGCGCGGGCCTGTGGCTTGCAAGTGATGTTTGGCTGCTATTCCGACAGTGCCTTGGCCAACACCGCTGCCTTGCAGTTGGGCCCCTGGGCCGATTACTTGGACTTGGATAGCCATCTGAATTTGATGGACGATCCCTTTGTGGGCGCGGCGATTGCGCCCGGTGGTCGATTGTTGCCCCCGATCGAGCCAGGGCTAGGGGTGCAACGGCGCGATCAACCCGCCATTGAAGAGCCTTAG
- a CDS encoding alpha/beta hydrolase produces MQQTISTQQHCVKGSLLPLILLNQVDCALLPDRALARWMTGSIAGLAIAWGAGTGPAIAAETITFRYGPLGGALPVTDLATWADRGELSDDLETYLILSQQRPDRVRQILTQRVTMPPVLLDRALASSQGAILLEQLSQVLQGPKRTDNNQNLRRALMAAAENDGQISLLELLQKYPTQNVDLRVDRLVNLAETWQQWRDRGGQWLEQLNQWGDRLRSRLLF; encoded by the coding sequence ATGCAACAGACGATTTCAACTCAACAGCACTGCGTTAAAGGTTCTCTGTTGCCGCTGATTTTGCTCAACCAAGTTGATTGCGCCCTGCTACCCGATCGCGCCCTGGCCCGTTGGATGACCGGTTCGATCGCCGGCCTCGCGATCGCCTGGGGAGCCGGGACTGGCCCCGCGATCGCGGCGGAAACCATCACCTTTCGCTACGGCCCTTTGGGAGGAGCCTTGCCGGTCACCGATTTGGCGACTTGGGCCGATCGGGGAGAACTCTCGGATGATTTGGAAACCTATTTGATCTTGAGCCAGCAACGACCCGATCGGGTGCGCCAAATTTTGACCCAGCGGGTGACCATGCCCCCTGTGTTGCTCGATCGGGCCCTGGCCAGTTCCCAGGGAGCAATCCTGTTGGAGCAGTTGAGCCAAGTGTTGCAAGGGCCCAAGCGCACCGACAACAATCAAAATCTCCGCCGGGCCCTGATGGCCGCAGCGGAGAATGACGGTCAAATTTCCCTGTTGGAGCTACTGCAAAAGTACCCGACTCAGAATGTGGATCTGCGGGTCGATCGACTGGTGAACTTAGCGGAAACTTGGCAACAATGGCGCGATCGGGGTGGTCAGTGGCTGGAGCAGCTCAATCAATGGGGAGACCGACTGAGATCGCGCCTGTTGTTTTGA